Proteins from a genomic interval of Micromonospora sp. NBC_00389:
- the sufB gene encoding Fe-S cluster assembly protein SufB — MTEQIVQPLTQEEQLAALGRYEYGWSDPDAAGAVAQRGINEAVVRDISAKKNEPAWMLDLRLKGLRLFGRKPMPAWGADLTGIDFDNIKYFVRSTEKQATSWEDLPEDIKNTYDRLGIPEAEKQRLVAGVAAQYESEVVYHKIREDLEEQGVLFLDTDTALREHEDVFKEYFGTVIPVGDNKFAALNTSVWSGGSFIYVPKGVHVEIPLQAYFRINTENMGQFERTLIIVDEGAYVHYVEGCTAPLYSSDSLHSAVVEIIVKKNARCRYTTIQNWSNNVYNLVTKRAVCHEGATMEWVDGNIGSKVTMKYPAVYMTGEHAKGEVLSVAMAGEGQHQDAGAKMVHAAPHTSSTIISKSIARGGGRTSYRGLVQVLEGSHHSRSTVKCDALLVDTISRSDTYPYVDIREDDVSMGHEATVSKISDDQLFYLMSRGLSEDEAMAMIVRGFIEPIAKELPMEYALELNRLIELQMEGAVG; from the coding sequence ATGACCGAGCAGATCGTCCAGCCCCTGACCCAGGAAGAGCAGCTTGCCGCCCTGGGTCGCTACGAGTACGGCTGGTCCGACCCGGACGCCGCCGGGGCGGTTGCCCAGCGCGGCATCAACGAGGCGGTGGTGCGGGACATCTCGGCCAAGAAGAACGAGCCGGCGTGGATGCTCGACCTGCGTCTGAAGGGTCTCCGGCTGTTCGGCCGCAAGCCGATGCCGGCCTGGGGCGCGGACCTCACCGGGATCGACTTCGACAACATCAAGTACTTCGTGCGGTCCACCGAGAAGCAGGCCACCAGCTGGGAGGACCTGCCCGAGGACATCAAGAACACCTACGACCGGCTGGGCATCCCGGAGGCGGAGAAGCAGCGGCTGGTCGCCGGCGTCGCGGCGCAGTACGAGTCCGAGGTCGTCTACCACAAGATCCGTGAGGACCTTGAGGAGCAGGGCGTCCTCTTCCTGGACACCGACACCGCGCTGCGCGAGCACGAGGACGTCTTCAAGGAGTACTTCGGCACGGTGATCCCGGTCGGCGACAACAAGTTCGCCGCTCTGAACACCTCCGTGTGGTCCGGTGGCTCGTTCATCTACGTGCCGAAGGGTGTGCACGTGGAGATCCCGCTGCAGGCCTACTTCCGGATCAACACGGAGAACATGGGCCAGTTCGAGCGGACGCTGATCATCGTCGACGAGGGTGCGTACGTGCACTACGTCGAGGGCTGCACCGCGCCGCTCTACTCCTCCGACTCGCTGCACAGCGCGGTCGTGGAGATCATCGTCAAGAAGAACGCGCGCTGCCGCTACACGACCATCCAGAACTGGTCGAACAACGTCTACAACCTGGTCACCAAGCGCGCCGTCTGCCACGAGGGCGCGACCATGGAGTGGGTCGACGGCAACATCGGCTCCAAGGTCACCATGAAGTACCCGGCGGTCTACATGACCGGCGAGCACGCCAAGGGCGAGGTGCTCTCGGTGGCGATGGCCGGCGAGGGCCAGCACCAGGACGCCGGCGCCAAGATGGTGCACGCCGCGCCGCACACCTCCTCCACCATCATCTCCAAGTCGATCGCCCGGGGCGGCGGCCGTACCTCGTACCGTGGTCTGGTGCAGGTGCTGGAGGGTTCGCACCACAGCCGGAGCACGGTCAAGTGCGACGCGCTGTTGGTCGACACCATCTCCCGCTCGGACACCTACCCGTACGTCGACATCCGTGAGGACGACGTGTCGATGGGTCACGAGGCGACCGTCTCCAAGATCAGTGACGACCAGCTCTTCTACCTGATGAGCCGGGGCCTGAGCGAGGACGAGGCGATGGCCATGATCGTGCGCGGCTTCATCGAGCCGATCGCCAAGGAGCTCCCGATGGAGTACGCCCTGGAGCTCAACCGGCTGATCGAACTCCAGATGGAGGGCGCGGTCGGCTGA
- a CDS encoding helix-turn-helix transcriptional regulator, which produces MKNTAALSGQQPTASPAVGASASALVVTTSAALGGAAATEVSTRDRVTQLLLERGATTAAQLGSALGLSPAAIRRHLDAMLAEGDVFAREQTVQGSRGRGRPAKVFLLTEAARVRCGTHHYDNMATAALRWIARSGGSEAVEAFATEQVAALESRCQAAMEDAGDDPLARAEALADALTAEGYAANATTIASGGQLCQHHCPVAHVAGEFPQLCEAETAVISRLVGTHVQRLATIAHGDGVCTTHIPAQQVRAQSSNPVTTVRTDR; this is translated from the coding sequence GTGAAAAACACGGCGGCGCTCTCCGGGCAGCAGCCGACGGCCTCTCCGGCCGTCGGTGCGTCCGCGTCCGCGCTTGTCGTGACCACGTCGGCCGCGCTCGGCGGCGCTGCGGCGACCGAGGTCTCCACCCGGGACCGGGTCACCCAGCTGCTGCTGGAGCGGGGGGCCACCACCGCCGCGCAGCTCGGTTCGGCGCTCGGGCTCAGCCCGGCGGCGATCCGCCGGCACCTCGACGCGATGCTCGCCGAGGGTGACGTGTTCGCCCGCGAGCAGACCGTGCAGGGCAGCCGCGGGCGGGGGCGTCCGGCCAAGGTGTTCCTGCTGACCGAGGCGGCCCGGGTCCGGTGTGGCACCCATCACTACGACAACATGGCCACCGCCGCGCTGCGCTGGATCGCCCGCAGCGGCGGCTCCGAGGCGGTCGAGGCGTTCGCCACCGAGCAGGTGGCCGCCCTGGAGTCCCGCTGTCAGGCCGCCATGGAGGACGCTGGCGACGACCCCCTCGCGCGGGCGGAGGCACTCGCCGACGCGCTCACCGCCGAGGGTTACGCTGCCAACGCCACCACGATCGCCTCCGGCGGCCAGCTCTGCCAGCACCACTGCCCGGTGGCGCACGTGGCCGGCGAGTTTCCCCAGCTGTGCGAGGCCGAGACCGCAGTGATCTCCCGTCTGGTCGGCACCCACGTGCAGCGCTTGGCCACCATCGCGCACGGCGACGGGGTGTGCACCACGCACATTCCAGCCCAGCAGGTACGCGCCCAATCCAGTAATCCCGTCACCACTGTGAGGACAGATAGATGA
- a CDS encoding COX15/CtaA family protein: MRRICAVNRFARPVSGTLLRSLALTSIIANVGIVVTGGAVRLTASGLGCPTWPRCTDASYVATSEMGLHGVIEFGNRMLTFAVGLIALATLLAVLAHRPRRPGLLPLAVAVFLGIPAQAVVGGITVLTNLNPWVVGLHFLASMAVIAAAYALWRQVAEPDGPKVAVVPAPLRALARVTTGVSVAVLVIGTWVTGSGPHAGDQGAARNGLDPESISQVHADSVFLLLGLSVALIFAFRAVGARRATRAAVVLLAVELGQGLIGFVQYFTHVPAVLVGAHMLGSCLVLLATLSVQWSTRERRPVAPAPPATTPAEAEAVPVTA; encoded by the coding sequence GTGCGTAGGATTTGCGCCGTGAACCGATTCGCCCGTCCGGTCTCCGGCACCCTGCTGCGTAGCCTCGCGCTCACCTCGATCATCGCGAACGTGGGCATCGTCGTCACCGGCGGGGCCGTCCGGTTGACCGCCTCGGGCCTCGGCTGTCCCACCTGGCCCCGGTGCACCGACGCGTCGTACGTCGCCACGTCCGAGATGGGCCTGCACGGGGTGATCGAGTTCGGCAACCGGATGCTGACCTTCGCGGTGGGCCTGATCGCGCTGGCCACCCTGCTGGCCGTGCTGGCGCACCGGCCGCGCCGGCCCGGGCTGCTGCCGCTGGCCGTCGCGGTCTTCCTGGGCATTCCCGCCCAGGCGGTGGTCGGTGGCATCACCGTGCTCACCAATCTGAACCCGTGGGTGGTCGGGCTGCACTTCCTGGCCTCGATGGCGGTGATCGCCGCCGCGTACGCCCTCTGGCGGCAGGTGGCCGAGCCCGACGGCCCGAAGGTGGCCGTGGTGCCGGCGCCGCTGCGCGCGCTGGCCCGGGTCACCACCGGCGTGAGCGTCGCGGTGCTGGTCATCGGCACCTGGGTCACCGGCAGCGGCCCGCACGCCGGCGACCAGGGCGCAGCCCGCAATGGGCTGGACCCGGAGTCGATCTCCCAGGTGCACGCCGACAGCGTCTTCCTGCTGCTCGGCCTCTCGGTAGCGCTGATCTTCGCGTTCCGCGCGGTCGGCGCACGGCGGGCCACCCGGGCCGCGGTCGTCCTGCTCGCGGTGGAGCTGGGCCAGGGCCTGATCGGCTTCGTGCAGTACTTCACCCACGTGCCGGCTGTGCTGGTCGGCGCGCACATGCTCGGCTCCTGCCTGGTGCTGCTCGCCACCCTCTCGGTGCAGTGGTCCACCCGCGAACGCCGCCCGGTCGCCCCCGCGCCCCCGGCAACCACCCCCGCCGAAGCCGAAGCCGTCCCGGTCACCGCCTGA
- a CDS encoding ATP-grasp domain-containing protein, whose product MTDHHKSTRGKPRVALITCAELVDLDPDDRLVLAPLATRGVAAEAVVWDDPGVDWSSYDLVVLRSPWDYALRRDEFVAWAATVPALVNPAAVVRWNTDKRYLAELSAAGVPTVPTSWIEPGESWRPPADTGEYVIKPAVSAGSQDTGRYDLADPEHRELAGAHVRRLSSAGRLTMIQPYLTAVDTEGETALLFLAGPDGLTFSHAIRKGPMLTGPDLGPDGLYKAEEITARTAQPEQLAVAERTLGTVPGGTEQLLYARVDLIPGPDGAPVLVELELTEPSLFIGHAEGAPDRLAEAITTHLARRG is encoded by the coding sequence TTGACCGACCACCACAAGTCGACCCGGGGGAAACCCCGGGTCGCTCTCATCACCTGTGCCGAACTCGTGGACCTCGACCCGGACGACCGGCTGGTCCTCGCCCCGCTCGCTACCCGGGGGGTCGCCGCCGAGGCGGTCGTCTGGGACGACCCCGGCGTCGACTGGTCCTCCTACGACCTGGTCGTGCTCCGCTCACCGTGGGACTACGCGCTGCGCCGCGACGAGTTCGTCGCCTGGGCCGCCACCGTCCCGGCGCTGGTCAACCCGGCCGCCGTGGTGCGCTGGAACACCGACAAGCGCTACCTCGCCGAGCTGAGCGCGGCCGGCGTGCCCACCGTGCCGACGTCCTGGATCGAGCCGGGGGAGAGCTGGCGTCCACCGGCCGACACCGGCGAGTACGTGATCAAGCCGGCGGTCAGCGCGGGCAGCCAGGACACCGGCCGGTACGACCTGGCCGACCCGGAGCACCGGGAGCTGGCCGGAGCGCACGTGCGCCGGCTGTCCAGCGCCGGCCGGCTGACCATGATCCAGCCGTACCTGACCGCCGTCGACACCGAGGGCGAGACGGCACTGCTCTTCCTGGCCGGCCCGGACGGGCTCACGTTCAGCCACGCGATCCGCAAGGGCCCGATGCTGACCGGCCCGGACCTCGGCCCGGACGGGCTCTACAAGGCCGAGGAGATCACCGCCCGCACGGCGCAACCAGAACAGCTGGCGGTGGCCGAGCGGACGCTCGGCACGGTGCCGGGCGGGACGGAGCAGCTGCTCTACGCCCGGGTCGACCTGATCCCCGGCCCGGACGGCGCCCCGGTGCTGGTCGAGCTGGAGCTGACCGAGCCGTCGCTGTTCATCGGCCACGCCGAGGGTGCCCCCGACCGCCTAGCCGAGGCCATCACCACCCACCTGGCCCGCCGCGGCTGA
- a CDS encoding heme o synthase, protein MSMITERPASNPAGPPPARAAEGPVARRDVRAILSAYVSLTKPRIVELLLVTTIPAMMLADGGLPSLWLMAVVLIGGSLAAGAASVLNCYIDRDIDQLMRRTKRRPLPTHTVTPRNALVFGLVLAAVSVALMAAFTNLLAAGLTLAAIAYYDLVYTLWLKRSTPANTFWGGACGAAPVLIGWAAVTGSLAPAAWGLFAVVFFWQMPHFYPLAMKYKDDYARAGIPMLPVVASTRRVNAEILIFAWLTVLTSLAVWPLGLSAIYGVPTLVVGAIFLVEAHRLCRRAARGEAVKPMRLFHWSTTYLTIVFLAVALDALI, encoded by the coding sequence GTGAGCATGATCACCGAGCGCCCCGCGAGCAACCCTGCCGGGCCGCCCCCGGCGCGGGCGGCCGAGGGCCCGGTGGCCCGGCGGGACGTACGCGCGATCCTCTCGGCGTACGTGTCGCTCACCAAGCCGCGGATCGTGGAGCTGCTACTGGTCACCACCATCCCGGCGATGATGCTCGCCGACGGCGGCCTGCCGTCGCTGTGGCTGATGGCCGTGGTGCTGATCGGCGGCTCGCTCGCCGCCGGCGCGGCCAGCGTGCTGAACTGCTACATCGACCGGGACATCGACCAGTTGATGCGGCGTACCAAGCGTCGCCCGCTGCCGACGCACACCGTGACGCCGCGCAACGCGCTGGTCTTCGGTCTGGTGCTCGCGGCGGTCTCGGTCGCCCTGATGGCGGCGTTCACCAACCTGCTGGCTGCCGGGCTGACGCTCGCCGCGATCGCCTACTACGACCTCGTCTACACCCTGTGGCTCAAGCGCTCCACCCCGGCGAACACGTTCTGGGGCGGGGCCTGCGGGGCGGCTCCGGTGCTGATCGGGTGGGCGGCGGTGACCGGCTCGTTGGCGCCGGCCGCCTGGGGGCTGTTCGCGGTGGTCTTCTTCTGGCAGATGCCGCACTTCTACCCCCTGGCCATGAAGTACAAGGACGACTACGCCCGGGCCGGCATCCCGATGCTGCCGGTGGTGGCCTCCACCCGCCGGGTGAACGCCGAGATCCTGATCTTCGCTTGGCTCACCGTGCTCACGTCCCTGGCTGTCTGGCCGTTGGGGCTCAGCGCGATCTACGGCGTACCGACGCTGGTCGTGGGCGCCATCTTCCTGGTCGAGGCGCACCGGCTCTGCCGTCGGGCGGCGCGTGGCGAGGCGGTCAAGCCGATGCGGCTGTTCCACTGGTCGACGACGTACCTGACCATCGTCTTCCTGGCCGTCGCGCTCGACGCGCTGATCTGA
- the tkt gene encoding transketolase produces the protein MAANRPEHSALNWSDLDRRAVDTVRVLAMDAVEKSGNGHPGTAMSLAPAAYLLFNRVMRHNPADPNWPGRDRFVLSAGHSSLTLYIQLFLSGYPMSLSDLQSLRQWASLTPGHPEHGHTPGVETTTGPLGQGLGNAVGMAMAARRERGLFDPEAEPGASVFDHDIWCIVSDGDIEEGISHEASALAGHQQLGNLTVIYDDNEISIEDDTRIAKSEDVAARYEAYGWHVQTVDWRTGDADQGDYHEDAEALHQALLAAKAETGGPSFIALRTIIGWPAPNKKNTGKIHGSALGADEVKATKRILGFDPEQTFEVDEEVLSHARKVMGRGSAAEEEWTTAFDAWKKANPERAALYERMAGRVLPERWADALPTFPADAKGVATRAASGKVLEALAPVLPELWGGSADLAESNNTTMKGEPSFIPAAHATKDFPGHEYGRTLHFGIREHAMGAILNGIALHGGTRPYGGTFLVFSDYMRPSVRLAALMKLPVTYVWTHDSIGLGEDGPTHQPVEHLTALRAIPGLDVVRPADANETAWAWRLALEHTDRPTAMALSRQTLPTLDRDVLGGADGVAKGGYVLAEASSGKPQVIIVGTGSEVQLCLTARERLEADGTPTRVVSMPCQEWFYEQDEAYRESVLPRGVKARVSVEAGIAMSWRGVVGDLGESVSLEHYGASAPHTVLFEQFGFTPDRIVAAAHASLARVGDITGFTTGN, from the coding sequence GTGGCTGCCAACCGACCCGAGCACTCCGCACTCAACTGGTCCGACCTCGACCGCCGGGCCGTCGATACCGTCCGCGTGCTGGCCATGGATGCCGTGGAGAAATCCGGCAACGGCCACCCGGGCACCGCGATGAGCCTGGCGCCCGCGGCCTACCTCCTCTTCAACCGGGTCATGCGGCACAACCCCGCCGACCCGAACTGGCCCGGCCGGGACCGGTTCGTGCTCTCCGCCGGGCACTCCAGCCTGACCCTCTACATCCAGCTGTTCCTGTCCGGCTACCCGATGAGCCTGTCCGACCTGCAGTCGCTGCGGCAGTGGGCCTCGCTCACCCCGGGTCACCCCGAGCACGGGCACACCCCGGGCGTGGAGACCACCACCGGCCCGCTCGGTCAGGGCCTGGGCAACGCGGTCGGCATGGCCATGGCGGCCCGCCGCGAGCGCGGCCTGTTCGACCCGGAGGCCGAGCCCGGCGCCTCGGTCTTCGACCACGACATCTGGTGCATCGTCTCCGACGGTGACATCGAGGAGGGCATCAGCCACGAGGCCAGTGCCCTCGCCGGGCACCAGCAGCTGGGCAACCTCACGGTGATCTACGACGACAACGAGATCTCCATCGAGGACGACACCCGGATCGCCAAGAGCGAGGACGTGGCGGCGCGCTACGAGGCGTACGGCTGGCACGTCCAGACCGTCGACTGGCGCACCGGCGACGCCGACCAGGGCGACTACCACGAGGACGCCGAGGCGCTCCACCAGGCGCTGCTGGCCGCCAAGGCGGAGACCGGAGGTCCCTCCTTCATCGCGCTGCGCACCATCATCGGCTGGCCCGCGCCCAACAAGAAGAACACCGGCAAGATCCACGGTTCGGCGCTCGGCGCCGACGAGGTAAAGGCCACCAAGCGGATCCTCGGCTTCGACCCGGAGCAGACCTTCGAGGTCGACGAGGAGGTGCTCAGCCACGCCCGGAAGGTGATGGGTCGCGGCTCCGCCGCCGAGGAGGAGTGGACGACCGCGTTCGACGCCTGGAAGAAGGCCAACCCGGAGCGCGCCGCGCTCTACGAGCGGATGGCCGGTCGGGTGCTGCCGGAGCGCTGGGCCGACGCGCTGCCCACCTTCCCCGCCGACGCCAAGGGTGTGGCCACCCGGGCCGCCTCCGGCAAGGTGCTGGAGGCGCTCGCGCCGGTGCTGCCGGAGCTGTGGGGCGGCTCGGCCGACCTCGCCGAGAGCAACAACACCACCATGAAGGGCGAGCCGTCCTTCATCCCGGCCGCGCACGCCACCAAGGACTTCCCCGGCCACGAGTACGGCCGCACGCTGCACTTCGGCATCCGCGAGCACGCCATGGGCGCGATCCTCAACGGCATCGCCCTGCACGGCGGCACCCGCCCGTACGGCGGCACGTTCCTGGTGTTCAGCGACTACATGCGCCCCTCGGTGCGGCTGGCCGCGCTGATGAAGCTGCCGGTGACCTACGTCTGGACGCACGACTCGATCGGCCTCGGCGAGGACGGCCCGACCCACCAGCCGGTGGAGCACCTGACCGCGCTGCGTGCCATCCCGGGCCTGGACGTGGTCCGCCCGGCGGACGCCAACGAGACCGCCTGGGCCTGGCGGCTGGCGCTGGAGCACACCGACCGCCCGACCGCGATGGCGCTGAGCCGCCAGACGCTGCCGACCCTGGACCGCGACGTCCTGGGCGGCGCCGACGGGGTGGCCAAGGGCGGCTACGTGCTGGCCGAGGCGTCCAGCGGCAAGCCGCAGGTGATCATCGTCGGTACCGGCTCCGAGGTGCAGCTCTGCCTGACCGCCCGGGAGAGGCTGGAGGCCGACGGCACCCCGACCCGAGTGGTCTCGATGCCCTGCCAGGAGTGGTTCTACGAGCAGGACGAGGCGTACCGGGAGTCGGTGCTCCCTCGCGGGGTAAAGGCACGGGTGAGCGTGGAGGCGGGCATCGCGATGTCCTGGCGCGGCGTCGTCGGCGACCTCGGCGAGAGCGTCAGCCTGGAGCACTACGGCGCGAGTGCCCCGCACACCGTGCTCTTCGAGCAGTTCGGGTTCACCCCCGACCGGATCGTGGCGGCGGCACACGCCTCGCTGGCCCGGGTGGGCGACATCACCGGTTTCACGACCGGCAACTGA
- the tal gene encoding transaldolase, with protein MTDRLSELTAAGVAIWLDDLSRVRLSSGGLDQLRREKHVAGVTTNPTIFAKALSDADEYNWQLQDLAMRGVDVEEAVRMLTTYDVRWACDVMHPSYDKSAGVDGRVSIEVDPRLAHESDRTVAEAKALWWLVDRPNLFIKIPATEAGLPAITATLAEGISVNVTLIFGLDRYSAVMEAFLAGLEQAKANGHDLSTIGSVASFFVSRVDSEVDKRLEKVGSDQAKALKGKAAIANAQLAYERYGEVFSSDRWQALADAGAHPQRPLWASTSTKNPDYRDVIYVEELIAPGTVNTMPESVIHAYADHGETRSDTITGSYDAARKVFADLESAGVDMADVIATLEREGVEKFEASWQELIDGVRKSLEAAATGKGAPNKAAKGNAKAAAKAGGNA; from the coding sequence ATGACGGACAGGCTGAGTGAGCTCACCGCCGCAGGCGTGGCGATCTGGCTCGACGATCTTTCCCGGGTACGACTGAGCTCCGGTGGGCTGGACCAGCTCCGCCGGGAGAAGCACGTGGCCGGGGTGACCACCAACCCGACGATCTTCGCGAAGGCGCTGAGCGACGCCGACGAGTACAACTGGCAGTTGCAGGATCTCGCCATGCGTGGGGTGGACGTCGAAGAGGCGGTACGCATGCTCACCACGTACGACGTGCGGTGGGCCTGCGACGTGATGCACCCGTCGTACGACAAGAGCGCCGGCGTGGACGGGCGCGTCTCCATCGAGGTGGACCCGCGGCTGGCGCACGAGAGCGACCGGACGGTCGCCGAGGCCAAGGCGCTGTGGTGGCTGGTTGACCGGCCCAACCTCTTCATCAAGATCCCGGCCACCGAGGCGGGCCTACCGGCGATCACCGCCACCCTGGCCGAGGGGATCAGCGTCAACGTGACGCTGATCTTCGGACTGGACCGCTACTCGGCGGTGATGGAGGCGTTCCTGGCCGGTCTGGAGCAGGCCAAGGCGAACGGGCACGACCTGTCCACCATCGGCTCGGTGGCGTCGTTCTTCGTCTCCCGGGTCGACTCCGAGGTCGACAAGCGGCTCGAGAAGGTCGGCTCCGACCAGGCGAAGGCGCTGAAGGGCAAGGCCGCCATCGCCAACGCCCAGCTGGCGTACGAGCGGTACGGCGAGGTGTTCTCCTCCGACCGCTGGCAGGCGCTCGCCGACGCCGGCGCGCACCCGCAGCGGCCGCTGTGGGCCTCCACCTCGACGAAGAACCCGGACTACCGGGACGTCATCTACGTCGAGGAGCTGATCGCCCCCGGCACGGTCAACACCATGCCGGAGTCGGTCATCCACGCGTACGCCGACCACGGCGAGACCCGCAGCGACACCATCACCGGCTCCTACGACGCGGCCCGCAAGGTCTTCGCCGACCTGGAGTCGGCCGGGGTGGACATGGCCGACGTGATCGCCACCCTGGAGCGCGAGGGCGTGGAGAAGTTCGAGGCCAGCTGGCAGGAGCTGATCGACGGCGTCCGCAAGTCGCTGGAGGCGGCGGCCACTGGCAAGGGTGCGCCGAACAAGGCCGCCAAGGGCAACGCCAAGGCCGCCGCGAAGGCGGGTGGTAACGCATGA
- a CDS encoding glucose-6-phosphate isomerase has translation MSDLLAGPVEAAAGLAVYGADAVDKSAPASTRDALVRAEVPGRLAARDASLWGPDAEAEAKIRLGWVDTHQRSRELLVQLAELTAELADLDHVVLAGMGGSSLAPEVIAQTLGRPLTVLDTTDPGQVRAALRDRLERTVVVVASKSGSTVETDSHRRAYWQAFLDAGMTEAEAGRHFVIVTDPGSPLETTATEMGAFTVLADPNVGGRYSALTAFGLVPSALAGVQVAELIDQADALASSLGSDRDNPALALGAALGAAATLARDKVALVSDGTGIDGLGDWAEQLIAESTGKAGVGILPVVVESPQSPGATGPDVLTISYGGALAPGDVPGGGADPDVAVNGPLGAQFLAWEYATAVAGVVLGIDPFNQPNVTESKENTNKILASGLPAETPSFTEGAIEVYAPQGAPGDLTGVLRWLLDGLGDDGYLAVMAYLDRFADADTARLRSLLAEASGRPVTFGWGPRFLHSTGQYHKGGPQVGSFLQVTGAVAEDLEVPGKPYTFGELQAAQAAGDRQALAGRERPLLRLHLTDRAAGVAQLLDAVGELRA, from the coding sequence ATGAGCGACCTTCTCGCCGGGCCGGTGGAGGCCGCCGCCGGGCTCGCGGTGTACGGCGCGGACGCGGTCGACAAGTCCGCTCCCGCCTCGACCCGGGACGCGCTGGTCCGGGCCGAGGTCCCCGGCCGGCTGGCGGCCAGGGACGCGAGCCTGTGGGGCCCCGACGCCGAGGCCGAGGCCAAGATCCGGCTCGGCTGGGTGGACACCCACCAGCGCAGCCGGGAGCTGCTGGTGCAGCTGGCCGAACTGACCGCTGAGCTGGCCGACCTGGACCACGTGGTGCTCGCCGGCATGGGCGGCTCGTCGCTGGCCCCCGAGGTGATCGCCCAGACCCTGGGCCGGCCGCTGACCGTGCTGGACACCACCGACCCGGGCCAGGTCCGGGCGGCGCTGCGTGACCGGCTGGAGCGCACCGTGGTGGTGGTGGCCAGCAAGTCCGGCTCGACGGTGGAGACCGACAGCCACCGGCGCGCGTACTGGCAGGCGTTCCTGGACGCCGGGATGACCGAGGCGGAGGCCGGCCGGCACTTCGTCATCGTCACCGACCCGGGCTCGCCGCTGGAGACCACCGCGACCGAGATGGGCGCGTTCACCGTGCTGGCCGACCCGAACGTGGGCGGCCGGTACTCGGCGCTGACCGCGTTCGGGCTGGTGCCCTCGGCGCTGGCCGGGGTGCAGGTGGCGGAGCTGATCGACCAGGCCGACGCGCTGGCCTCGTCGCTCGGCAGCGACCGGGACAATCCGGCGCTGGCGCTGGGCGCCGCGCTCGGCGCGGCCGCCACGTTGGCCCGGGACAAGGTCGCGCTCGTCTCCGACGGCACCGGCATCGACGGGCTCGGCGACTGGGCCGAGCAGCTGATCGCCGAGTCGACCGGCAAGGCCGGGGTGGGCATCCTGCCCGTCGTGGTGGAGTCCCCGCAGAGCCCCGGCGCCACCGGCCCGGACGTGCTGACCATCAGCTACGGCGGCGCGCTGGCCCCCGGCGACGTGCCGGGCGGCGGCGCCGACCCGGACGTGGCGGTCAACGGCCCGCTCGGCGCGCAGTTCCTGGCCTGGGAGTACGCCACCGCGGTGGCCGGCGTGGTGCTCGGCATCGACCCGTTCAACCAGCCGAACGTCACCGAGTCGAAGGAGAACACCAACAAGATCCTGGCCTCGGGCCTGCCGGCGGAGACGCCGTCGTTCACCGAGGGCGCGATCGAGGTGTACGCGCCGCAGGGCGCCCCCGGTGACCTGACCGGCGTGCTGCGCTGGCTGCTCGACGGGCTGGGCGACGACGGCTACCTCGCCGTGATGGCGTACCTGGACCGGTTCGCCGACGCCGACACGGCCCGCCTGCGGTCGCTGCTGGCCGAAGCGTCCGGCCGCCCGGTCACCTTCGGCTGGGGGCCGCGGTTCCTGCACTCCACCGGCCAGTACCACAAGGGCGGCCCGCAGGTCGGCAGCTTCCTCCAGGTGACCGGCGCGGTCGCCGAGGACCTGGAGGTGCCGGGCAAGCCGTACACCTTCGGTGAGTTGCAGGCGGCGCAGGCCGCCGGCGACCGGCAGGCGCTGGCCGGCCGGGAGCGGCCGCTGCTGCGGTTGCACCTGACCGACCGGGCCGCCGGTGTCGCCCAACTGCTCGACGCGGTCGGTGAGCTCCGGGCGTGA